The Archocentrus centrarchus isolate MPI-CPG fArcCen1 chromosome 24, fArcCen1, whole genome shotgun sequence DNA segment CAATGAttgttaaaaaattttttaacaaATCTGAGCAAGAGTTACCTCAGTTACCATGTTGACTTGGAAAAAAGGGATGGGCCCTCGCTACTATCTAACATGCATGTCAGACTGAATGAATACAATAAAAGTAATCCAGCAGACTTTACTCATGACAGACATTTTGACATGTGTGATAAACATAGGTGAAAGTAAGTGAACTGCAGATGGTGCAGTTCCATGAGGTAGTTGATTAAAGCTTGACATGTGAGCCAACATGAACAGCAGGGCTCTGAAGCTTGCTCGCCTAAATGgaatggaaatatttttttttgttatattatcAGTTACACCCGTGCTTATTCAACAagccaaaatgtctgctgtgatgTCTGGCATATTATGCACGCCATGGTCTCTGCTCTCTCCAGGCTGGTTTCCTcccatttgtttttaatctctttgCTGTAGTTGTGGGTGTCTCATTCTCCAGGGCAGGTCCTCTGGTTATCCCGCCCATGGATCTGCCACACCCGGCAGTGACTCACACCTGCCAGAAATTACTAATCACTCACCTGTTCTTCATGAACTCTCTCCTGACTGGTATTTAAGCTGAGGAAAATCTTCAGTCTTTGTTGGATCATTGCATCAGCAATTAATGACTTGCCCGTGCTCACCTTTATGTGCGTAATAAGGTTTGTTTGTATGCAGAGCCCAGGCTGTTATGGAATTACAAGCATTTGTGTGAGCTGCCCACCACTCCCCACTGACCTGCCTAAGCCCTGGACTGTCTTTTGTAATCATTCCTTGaccaagtgtaaaaaaaaaaacttctgagACCTTTTACCTTCTGTGGCCTCAGTTGGGTCCTTTTTCTAGTGGATCATTACAATGCAGGTCTGTTACAAAAAGTCCAAACATCTCTTTGAATGGACATTTGAGCTGGAATGAACCACTTAGATTTTGTAGTGAATAAAGAACCTGGAAATTGAGCTAAACTGCTAAGTTCTATTTATTGAGGTGAAAATCTATACCGCTGAAGAATTAACAAAGATAAAATTTAGGGACAAGACATGAAAGACAGACTTTTCTGCTGAAGTAAACACAGAACCAGAGTATctagggtggctgtagctcaggaggtaaagcaggtcacctactgatcggaaggtcagcggttcaattcctggctactccttgggcaagatacttaaccccaagttgctctccgaagCAACCGTTGGtgtggagtgtgaatgtgtgtgaatgttagttaattgaAGCTCTAAGTTTAttgtggaagtgcttgtatgaatgggtgtgcatgggtaaatgtaaaacatgctgtataagtgctttgagtgctcagactgagtagaaaagcattatataagaactagtccatttaccatttaaaaaatatctggCAGTCACCTCTGTGAGCAAGTCAAGGGTACATTTACCCTGGGAATGTTGTGGCAAACTTTTTAggattagacttttttttttttttagattgaaTATGCAACCAGCCCCATGAGGTTGTTCTGAGTGTCACTAGGGTACATATTAGACTCTGAGACAGGAAAAAATGGTCTATAATTTATATTCAATATCCAATCCAGCAGTGAAGTTAGGCAGATGTGGAGATATTCATACCCAGAAGCTTTTGATAATTCTAGGTCATCCCACCAAACTTTACTTGCATAAGTATACCTTATACCTTGAGATCAACAGAATGAATTCACCATAATTTTCTTTCACTGCTATAGTTTCAGCTAAAATTCTCAGCAGTACACACACCAGTAGATCAAGTTGAAGAGGATGTACGCGCCTGGAAAGATCATGCGAGAGTATGTGTCGATGGCATGGGTGTTCTGAATGATCCGGAAGCCGCGGATGCCCTTTTTCTTGGTGCCAGTGGACTCGTTGTCCAAGGACAGATGCACTACTATCTGCTCCTGTTTATCTGATGTATCCTCAGTGACCATGGAGGCTCTGGTATACCCTGCCAGGCTGTTGGCATCTGCCTCACTGTATGTTCCATCTAGCATCATGGTCTTGGTGTGGGGAATGCCACAGGTACAGGGGAGTGTCTGGGATTGGGTGACATAGACAAAAGGAATTGTGAATGTGTAAGATGTTTTTAGCAATGTTTGGAGACGTGTACATTGTGTGAAAGGTGTTTGTACCTGTTCCTTGTCTTTTTCTCTGAGCTTGCGGTCTTTACCATCCCTCAAAGTTGTCAGGTAGTTGACAGCAGCGTATTCAAGCACAGAAaggaagacaaagacaaaactgaCCCAAAGGTAAATATCCACAGCTTTGATGTAGGAGACCCTGGGCATAGAAGCATTCACTCCAGTGATGATGGTGGACATGGTGAGCACTGTAGTTATACCTGAAACACATAACATACAACCTCTTGTTAGCACAGCTATCTATTTAGGAACCTCTCGTTAGCACAGCTATCTATTTAGGAACTATGACAGAATTTCATTTCATTGCTTTTTTACATCAAACAAATAGCTAACTAGCTTATATTTTCACATCACTTTGATGAGCTTAGGAAAGGCATTCCGTTTAACAGGCAACAGTTTCAGTGATGCATATCCTCTTACAGTACCTAATGAGACTCTGGCAGGGACAGCCCTGCGGTCAATCCAAAAGGACACCCAGGACAGCATGACCATTAGAGTGGCAGGGAAGTAggtctgcagcaggaaaaagaAGATGTGACGCCGCAGAGTGAAGTTGATGTACAGACGGTTGTACCAACCTGGAGATGTGGAACAAGTCAAACACAatagattttttgttttatgtgcaaGAGCTAAAACAAAAATTTTCACCATGttctattattttaaaataataaaacatggtGAAATTAACAATTAATTTGTTCACAGATGCTAGAAAATTGAAGGGATGTATGTAACAAACCCAGAGTAATGCAAGAGATTCTGTTATCCAGTGCTCTTGGATCAACAGTATGACAGTAGTGAAGTGAAAACAGGTACAAGAAAACACTATTTTAGTTGTGGAAAATggttccagaaaaaaaaagtttattagagcctaaaatatttttatatttgtacatGAAAATGACCTGTGACTAGAtcaccattttttaaacataattcCTAGAAGTCGATAACATAAGCACATGTAATTCCTACATGTGGGAGGAAAAATTATGAGAATCTTTGCTTTAGCCAAGTCTTCTCTCTAGCTACAACAAAGGATTCCTAGTTACTATTGATCAGCCCGCCACATCAGCTTAGTGAGATTCTAGCTTATTCCTCCACACAGCTTCAGCTTTAGGATGTTGGAAGTTTTTCTCTCATGAACTGCTCAGttcaggtcttttttttcagtttatttgtcacatgcatggTCATACAAGGTACAactagcagtgaaatgctttgacaACTACCCTTACGCTATAGCACgagataaatatataaatgattttaaagaaTATAATCAAAATGTACACAATGGAGGTCAAAAAATAtagtcaaaaacaaaatatatataaaagtaaCAAACtctatataaaatataacaaaatacaTACACTAGAATATACATACTACTTACTACTATACATACTATACATAACAaatatttacacaaaaataatatatatacatacagggtatggtgtgtgtgtgtgtgtgtgtgggggtggggggtggggtgggggggcataaTACAGCGCAAATAGTCCAGTGCAAATAATGCAGTGTAAATAGCATAACATGATTGTCCGGGTCAGTGGGAGAGGCAGTGAATTATGagtggtgtgcgtgtgtgtgtgtgtgtgtgtgtgtgtgtgtgtgtgtgtgtgtggggtgtagTCTGTCAGCTGTCCTGATTCAGGGCTCTGATAGCCTGCGGAAAGaagctcctcctcagcctctctgtgttagtcttCAGGGAGCGAAAGGGCTTCCTTGACCTCAACAGAGAAGAGTCCATAGTTGGGGTGGCTGGGGTATTTCACGATCTTTCTGCCTTTGGTCTAGCACCGCCTGTAGTAGATGGTCTGCAGGTCAGGAAGTTCCGTTCAAATGATGCACTCTGCTGAACGCACCACTCTTTGAAGAACTTGTCTGTCCTGCTTGTTGCTATTCCCCTTGAGGATGCtttcgatggtgcaggtgtagagaTGTTGGTGAGCCTTCTTTGCTATGGAGCTGGCGTGGCAAGACCACGACAGGTACTGCGAGATGTGTACTCCAAGGTACTTGAAGCTTTCTACTCTTTCTGCTGCATTGATCTGAACAGGCTGATAGCAACACTCCTTTTTTGCTGTCTTTGTCTTGCTGACATTGAAC contains these protein-coding regions:
- the LOC115774860 gene encoding gamma-aminobutyric acid receptor subunit rho-2-like isoform X2, whose translation is MRPAFAGPAVPVGVDVQVESLDSISEVDMDFTMTLYLRHYWKDERLAFPSSTNKSMTFDGRLVKKIWVPDVFFVHSKRSFIHDTTTDNIMLRVFPDGHVLYSLRVTVTAACNMDFSRFPLDSQTCTLELESYAYTDEDLMLYWKSGDESLSTDDRISLSQFLIQKFHTTSRLAFYSSTGWYNRLYINFTLRRHIFFFLLQTYFPATLMVMLSWVSFWIDRRAVPARVSLGITTVLTMSTIITGVNASMPRVSYIKAVDIYLWVSFVFVFLSVLEYAAVNYLTTLRDGKDRKLREKDKEQTLPCTCGIPHTKTMMLDGTYSEADANSLAGYTRASMVTEDTSDKQEQIVVHLSLDNESTGTKKKGIRGFRIIQNTHAIDTYSRMIFPGAYILFNLIYWCVYC